A portion of the Apteryx mantelli isolate bAptMan1 chromosome 29, bAptMan1.hap1, whole genome shotgun sequence genome contains these proteins:
- the TMED4 gene encoding transmembrane emp24 domain-containing protein 4, which produces MRAGGAGGAVRAMAGGGALRAAVAAVLLAAWGAQALYFHIGETEKRCFIEEIPDETMVIGNYRTQLWDKQSESFLPSTPGLGMHVEVKDPDGKVILSRQYGSEGRFTFTSHTPGEHQICLHSNSTRMALFAGGKLRVHLDIQVGEHTNNYPEIAAKDKLTELQLRARQLLDQVEQIQKEQNYQRYREERFRMTSESTNQRVLWWSIAQTIILILTGIWQMRHLKSFFEAKKLV; this is translated from the exons atgcgcgcgggcggggcgggaggggcggtgCGGGCcatggcgggcggcggggcgctgcgggcggccgtGGCCGCCGTGCTGCTGGCGGCCTGGGGCGCCCAGGCCCTCTACTTCCACATCGGCGAGACCGAGAAGCGCTGCTTCATCGAGGAGATCCCGGACGAGACCATGGTCATCG ggAACTACCGGACGCAGCTGTGGGACAAGCAGTCGGAGTCGTTCCTGCCCTCCACGCCGGGGCTGGGCATGCACGTGGAGGTGAAGGACCCCGATGGCAAG GTGATTTTGTCGCGGCAGTACGGCTCGGAGGGGCGCTTCACCTTCACCTCGCACACGCCGGGCGAGCACCAGATCTGCCTCCACTCCAACTCCACCCGCATGGCGCTCTTCGCCGGTGGCAAGCTG CGGGTGCACCTGGACATCCAGGTGGGGGAACACACCAACAACTACCCCGAAATCGCCGCCAAGGACAAGCTGACAGAGCTGCAGCTCCGGGCACGCCAGCTCCTCGACCAGGTGGAGCAGATCCAGAAGGAGCAGAACTACCAGCGg TACCGGGAGGAGCGTTTCCGCATGACGAGCGAGAGCACCAACCAGCGGGTGCTGTGGTGGTCCATCGCCCAAACCATCATCCTCATCCTCACCGGCATCTGGCAGATGAGACACCTGAAGAGCTTTTTCGAGGCCAAGAAGCTGGTGTAA
- the LOC136994461 gene encoding interleukin-36 receptor antagonist protein-like, with the protein MPPTSCPVHRAPRRSRAMEAEGFAPCHAPVLQTKVFKYRIWDMDQKLLYLRNDQLVAGHLQGANAALEEKVFWVPNGSFTRARLPVILGIQNGTRCLASPTAPRPTLRLEDADIRTLPGAGEASAPFTFFRTYKDGLWRFESAANPGWYLCTSARAHEPLGLSRGPDATHVLDFYFQLC; encoded by the exons ATGCCACCCACTTCCTGCCCCGTGCACCGTGCACCGCGGCGGAGCCGTGCCATGG AGGCCGAAGGCTTCGCCCCCTGCCACGCTCCCGTCCTGCAGACCAAAGTCTTTAAATACCG gatTTGGGACATGGACCAGAAGTTGCTCTACCTGCGCAACGACCAGCTGGTGGCCGGGCACCTGCAGGGTGCCAACGCTGCCCTCGAAG AGAAGGTCTTCTGGGTGCCCAACGGCTCCTTCACCCGAGCCCGGCTCCCCGTCATCCTGGGCATCCAGAACGGCACCCGCTGCCTGGCCAGTCCCACCGCCCCCCGGCCCACGCTGCGGCTCGAG GACGCCGACATCAGGACGCTGCCCGGCGCCGGCGAGGCCTCGGCGCCCTTCACCTTCTTCCGCACCTACAAGGACGGGCTGTGGCGCTTCGAGTCGGCCGCCAACCCCGGCTGGTACCTCTGCACCTCGGCCCGCGCCCACGAGCCGCTGGGGCTCTCGCGGGGCCCCGATGCCACCCACGTCCTCGACTTCTACTTCCAGCTCTGCtga
- the LOC106486484 gene encoding interleukin-36 receptor antagonist protein-like: MGMGHMGHTGVIRMGLCHVTGIQTSAEAPEAGCTAGGRWGWRQPGRRPLGVLAEPPAGSAAVSVVDPNMEALFEEFLGKETPETTFHAAGTVETGRPLPPPYHFRVRDTDQKVLCLEQGRLVATNLQGANAAQEEHISVVPNRHLERRRCPLIVGIRGGSQALSCGTGPEPHLQLEAVGVLDLFTQGAEATRFTFYKTFSGSTHTFESAAFPGHFLSTAPRAGEALALTAQPADTAITTFYLQRK; this comes from the exons ATGGGAATGGGGCACATGGGGCACACGGGTGTCATCAGGATGGG ACTCTGCCATGTCACGGGCATCCAGACCAGCGCAGAG GCTCCCGAGGCGGGATGCACGGCCGGCGGGCGCTGGGGCTGGCGGCAGCCTGGCCGGCGCCCGCTGGGCGTCCTGGCGGAGCCGCCTGCCGGCAGCGCCGCAGTGTCCGTCGTCGACCCCAACATGGAGGCGTTGTTTGAGGAGTTCCTGGGCAAAG AAACCCCGGAGACCACGTTCCACGCAGCCGGGACAGTGGAGACGGGGCGGCCGTTGCCACCGCCCTACCACTTCCGGGTGCGTGACACCGACCAGAAGGTGCTGTGCCTGGAGCAAGGGCGCCTGGTGGCCACCAACCTGCAGGGTGCCAATGCCGCCCAGGAAG AGCACATCAGCGTGGTGCCCAACCGGCACCTGGAGCGCAGGCGTTGTCCCCTCATCGTGGGCATCCGTGGGGGCAGCCAGGCGCTCTCCTGCGGCACCGGCCCCGAGCCCCACCTGCAGCTGGAG GCCGTGGGGGTGCTGGACCTGTTCACGCAGGGCGCCGAGGCCACCCGCTTCACCTTCTACAAGACCTTCAGCGGCTCCACGCACACCTTCGAGTCGGCCGCCTTCCCCGGGCACTTCCTGAGCACGGCACCGCGGGCCGGCGAGGCGCTGGCCCTCACGGCGCAGCCCGCTGACACCGCCATCACCACCTTCTACCTGCAGCGCAAGtag